From Gottschalkia purinilytica, one genomic window encodes:
- a CDS encoding winged helix-turn-helix transcriptional regulator: MDTLCRSRQAPFEYTLSIIGGKWKMRIIYELGCERILRYGELKRNIPYITHKMLSTQLKELESDGLIIRKEYPQIPPKVEYSLSEKGLSLLPIINEMCKWGRENASEAKVELIT; this comes from the coding sequence ATGGATACATTATGCAGGAGTAGACAAGCACCTTTTGAATATACCCTCTCTATAATAGGTGGTAAGTGGAAAATGAGGATTATATATGAATTAGGCTGCGAACGCATATTAAGATATGGTGAACTTAAACGAAATATTCCCTATATTACACATAAAATGTTAAGTACACAGCTTAAAGAATTAGAAAGTGATGGACTTATTATTCGTAAAGAATATCCACAAATTCCTCCAAAAGTAGAGTATTCTTTATCTGAAAAAGGGCTGTCATTGCTTCCGATTATTAATGAAATGTGCAAATGGGGTAGAGAAAACGCTTCAGAAGCGAAAGTCGAACTGATTACCTAA
- a CDS encoding phytoene desaturase family protein, producing the protein MIIGGGISGLTAGVYGAKSGFEVEIYEKHSIVGGECTGWDRQGYHIDNCIHWLMGTTEGTALNKIWQDVGAIGEGIEIIKSDKMYTSELDGERITLWEDINRTEQELMLLSPEDEVEIKKLMKFTKLSKNVQIPAEKPSEMFGLIDGIKMGITMKDTMKVFKEYAGMDTNDLMNRFKHPLIRCMISDFCTKESLASSFPMAYGNFTSGDGGVPRGGSRALAFRMQKKFESYGGKVYTNASVQKVVLEDDKAKGIQLSDGTVISADYVICACDTDYTFGTLLPKSYMEPLMKEMYENRKAYPVYGMFQIAFAVDCDVDVVGTETIIDFRDLQFASWVNDRLTIKSYGYEPDFAPKGKQIIQILLGLTEDSYDYWSELYKDKEAYCNRKEEIAQQIMKKVEERFPEYKGKLTILDIWTPMTYKRYCNAYKGYNQAFMITKYSAKRPYPSAYVEGLENVILAGQWISPPGGLPGAAITGKFAIQRILKKEKRSIKL; encoded by the coding sequence GTGATTATTGGCGGTGGTATTTCGGGTCTTACAGCTGGTGTCTATGGAGCAAAATCAGGCTTTGAAGTCGAGATTTATGAAAAACACAGTATTGTTGGTGGAGAATGCACAGGTTGGGATAGACAAGGTTATCATATTGATAACTGTATTCACTGGCTTATGGGTACTACTGAGGGAACAGCACTTAATAAAATATGGCAAGATGTAGGTGCTATAGGAGAAGGTATAGAGATTATAAAATCAGATAAAATGTATACATCAGAATTAGATGGGGAGAGAATCACCTTATGGGAGGATATTAATCGTACTGAACAAGAGTTAATGTTATTATCTCCAGAGGATGAAGTGGAAATAAAGAAGCTGATGAAGTTCACTAAACTGTCGAAGAATGTACAGATTCCGGCAGAAAAACCATCAGAAATGTTTGGCTTAATTGATGGAATAAAAATGGGTATTACCATGAAAGATACCATGAAAGTATTTAAGGAATATGCAGGTATGGACACCAATGATCTTATGAATCGGTTTAAGCATCCGTTGATTCGATGCATGATCTCTGATTTTTGTACGAAAGAATCGTTGGCTAGCTCCTTTCCTATGGCATATGGTAATTTTACCAGTGGAGATGGTGGTGTGCCGAGAGGTGGTTCAAGAGCTTTAGCTTTTCGCATGCAAAAGAAATTTGAAAGCTATGGTGGCAAGGTATATACTAATGCCAGTGTTCAAAAAGTGGTATTGGAAGATGATAAAGCAAAAGGTATTCAGTTGTCAGATGGTACTGTAATAAGTGCTGATTATGTGATATGTGCTTGTGATACAGATTATACTTTCGGAACTTTGCTTCCAAAATCCTATATGGAGCCACTTATGAAAGAAATGTATGAAAACAGAAAAGCATATCCTGTTTATGGAATGTTTCAAATAGCTTTTGCTGTAGATTGCGATGTGGACGTAGTAGGCACAGAAACAATCATAGATTTTAGAGATTTGCAATTTGCATCTTGGGTAAATGATAGGCTTACGATTAAATCCTATGGATATGAGCCTGATTTTGCACCAAAGGGAAAACAAATTATTCAGATTTTATTAGGCCTTACTGAAGATTCCTATGATTATTGGTCTGAACTTTATAAAGATAAAGAAGCATACTGTAATAGAAAAGAAGAAATTGCTCAGCAAATTATGAAAAAGGTTGAGGAAAGATTTCCGGAATATAAGGGAAAACTAACGATTTTAGATATCTGGACTCCAATGACTTATAAGCGATATTGTAATGCTTATAAAGGCTATAACCAAGCATTTATGATCACAAAATATAGCGCTAAGAGACCTTATCCGTCAGCTTATGTTGAGGGACTTGAAAATGTAATTTTGGCAGGTCAATGGATTAGCCCTCCAGGAGGACTTCCTGGTGCAGCAATTACAGGAAAATTTGCTATACAAAGAATACTTAAGAAAGAAAAACGAAGCATTAAGTTATAA
- a CDS encoding AbrB/MazE/SpoVT family DNA-binding domain-containing protein, which yields MKNENKKSPKTKDEGKYMSSVKVGPKGQIVIPKEARDMFDIKPGDTLLLLADVERGIAIHRLDFFNKIADEIFLAKENSVNTTENDELIQFAEEVRKVQEPIDENK from the coding sequence ATGAAAAACGAAAATAAAAAATCACCTAAAACTAAGGATGAAGGTAAGTACATGAGTTCAGTAAAGGTTGGCCCGAAAGGACAAATTGTCATTCCAAAGGAAGCACGGGATATGTTTGACATTAAACCTGGAGATACTTTACTTTTGCTTGCAGATGTTGAACGAGGAATTGCTATTCACAGGCTCGATTTCTTCAATAAAATTGCCGATGAAATATTTCTTGCAAAGGAAAATTCGGTAAATACTACTGAAAATGATGAACTTATACAATTTGCGGAAGAAGTTCGGAAAGTACAAGAGCCAATTGATGAAAACAAATAA
- a CDS encoding CPBP family intramembrane glutamic endopeptidase gives MISKTTENYTKRFVIYTYVLFWIMVLSLGRIVQLLGGNSWIMQWVIVICSWTPTIVLLVLFKKIFPESTVKDFYKKAFGRTLSIPLLLVVALIQMLIFITSVYIVSLQKGVPLLMLLDYSFSTIISGFFFTLLQGATGEESGWRGFLQPAIEEKSSIIKSSLIVGLIWTFWHAPLWFLSTGYAGLELIKYIVSFIICIISFAVIIGICYDRCKNLFVPIWMHFMLNFFLVAFIGKIVDLIIWLAVFYFITALGFILWHKNKISS, from the coding sequence ATGATATCTAAGACAACAGAGAACTATACAAAACGATTTGTGATTTACACCTATGTACTATTTTGGATAATGGTACTTTCATTAGGTAGAATAGTTCAACTTCTCGGCGGAAATTCGTGGATTATGCAATGGGTAATTGTAATATGCTCATGGACACCTACGATTGTACTATTGGTATTGTTCAAAAAAATTTTTCCTGAAAGTACAGTAAAAGACTTTTACAAAAAAGCTTTTGGTAGAACACTTAGTATTCCTTTATTATTGGTCGTTGCTCTAATACAAATGCTGATTTTTATTACAAGTGTATACATTGTATCACTTCAAAAAGGTGTTCCACTTCTAATGTTACTTGATTATTCATTTTCAACAATAATATCTGGTTTTTTCTTTACTTTGTTACAAGGAGCAACTGGAGAAGAATCTGGATGGAGAGGCTTTTTACAGCCAGCCATTGAGGAAAAATCAAGCATAATTAAAAGTTCTTTGATAGTTGGCTTGATCTGGACATTTTGGCATGCTCCCCTATGGTTTCTATCTACAGGATATGCTGGACTTGAATTGATAAAATACATAGTATCATTTATTATTTGTATTATTTCTTTTGCAGTCATAATAGGTATATGTTATGATCGTTGTAAAAATTTGTTTGTTCCAATATGGATGCATTTTATGCTTAACTTTTTTTTAGTGGCTTTTATCGGAAAAATTGTAGATTTGATTATATGGCTAGCTGTATTCTACTTTATTACAGCATTGGGATTTATTCTATGGCACAAGAATAAAATATCAAGCTAA
- a CDS encoding cupin domain-containing protein, whose translation MYYPDSWRQFIKLKDYGPKPFVVNIEEATKQNNTFRTALWTGKYLQLTLMSINVGEDIGLEIHNDLDQFIRIEEGQGIVKMGDRKDKLDFQKRVYDDYAIIIPAGKWHNLINTGRKPLKLYSIYAPPAHPHGTVHKTKEDAEDHH comes from the coding sequence ATGTATTACCCAGACTCTTGGAGACAGTTTATTAAATTGAAGGATTATGGACCAAAACCCTTTGTAGTTAATATTGAAGAGGCTACTAAGCAAAATAATACTTTTCGTACTGCTTTATGGACGGGAAAATATCTGCAACTTACCCTGATGAGTATCAATGTTGGGGAAGACATAGGTTTAGAGATTCATAACGACCTTGATCAATTCATCCGTATTGAAGAAGGTCAAGGAATTGTTAAAATGGGAGATAGAAAAGATAAATTAGATTTTCAAAAAAGAGTCTATGATGACTATGCAATAATTATACCTGCTGGTAAATGGCATAATCTGATTAATACAGGTCGTAAACCACTTAAACTTTATTCTATTTATGCACCACCTGCGCATCCACATGGTACAGTTCATAAAACTAAAGAAGATGCTGAAGATCATCACTGA
- a CDS encoding ATP-binding cassette domain-containing protein, with product MVYSFNNPQGMCPLCKGLGETKRINIRKLIDFDKSLNEGAIKFPTFQPGGWRLTRYTETGNFDNNKKISDYSKDELNLLLYDTGSKPKNPTKDWPKTSTYIGVIPRITKSFIDKEDSQYASDLDYILEVQHCPECNGTRVNDVVRSAKIKGKSIADCVTMSITELLDFVESINNSSVEIVLKDLVKKLESLQTVGLNYLSLNRSTSTLSGGESQRIKMTKHLNSSLSDVLYIFDEPSVGLHPEDIVGINKIMKGLKHKGNTVILVDHDPDIIKIADYIINIGELAGANGGYVTFEGSYKELLTSDTITGKTLSRTHSLNQEKIEFTSFYTLNNVSLYNIKNASVKIPKNALTVVTGVAGSGKSTLIRYLFKEKYSQAKLLDQSPIRGSNRSNILTYLNVFDNIREIFAKLSHKNRSLFSYNSKGACPVCKGKGYIKLDLAYMGDIEQTCEKCNGKRYSDEALSFKWHGKNIYDILQLTVGEAKDLFDDYQINRAIQSLIDVNLSYIKLGQSLDTFSGGELQRLKIAKIIHENENNLLILDEPSTGLHEADIDNLLSLFYKLLEKGSTLIILEHNLSIISQAHWIIDMGLQGGSLGGKVIFQGYPVDLVGSTKSYTAKHLRNYIG from the coding sequence ATGGTTTACTCATTTAACAATCCTCAAGGAATGTGCCCTTTATGTAAGGGCTTAGGAGAAACAAAACGAATAAATATCAGAAAACTCATTGATTTTGATAAATCTTTGAATGAAGGTGCAATAAAATTCCCTACATTTCAACCAGGTGGATGGAGACTGACTAGATATACAGAAACAGGTAATTTTGATAATAATAAAAAGATATCTGACTATTCAAAGGATGAATTAAATCTTCTTCTATACGATACTGGAAGTAAACCTAAAAATCCTACAAAAGATTGGCCTAAAACATCAACTTATATTGGGGTTATTCCAAGGATAACAAAAAGCTTCATTGACAAAGAAGACTCACAATATGCGTCTGATTTAGATTATATTCTTGAAGTTCAACATTGTCCTGAATGTAATGGAACAAGGGTCAATGATGTTGTAAGATCAGCGAAAATTAAAGGAAAATCCATTGCTGATTGTGTTACAATGTCAATTACTGAACTACTAGATTTTGTTGAATCAATAAATAATTCAAGTGTAGAAATCGTATTGAAAGATTTAGTAAAAAAACTAGAGAGCTTGCAGACTGTTGGTTTAAATTACTTATCTCTTAACCGTTCAACTAGCACTCTTTCTGGTGGAGAATCTCAGAGAATCAAAATGACAAAACATTTAAATAGCTCTTTGTCAGATGTGTTATATATCTTCGATGAACCAAGTGTAGGACTCCATCCAGAAGACATTGTAGGCATAAATAAAATCATGAAGGGATTGAAACATAAGGGAAATACCGTTATTCTAGTAGATCATGATCCTGATATTATAAAAATTGCTGACTATATTATTAATATAGGAGAATTAGCTGGAGCTAATGGAGGTTACGTAACATTTGAAGGATCTTATAAAGAATTACTGACTTCTGACACAATCACTGGAAAAACATTATCACGAACACATTCTTTGAATCAAGAAAAAATAGAATTTACTTCCTTTTATACCCTGAATAATGTCAGTCTCTACAATATAAAGAATGCATCAGTTAAAATACCCAAAAACGCATTAACAGTTGTGACAGGTGTAGCAGGTTCAGGAAAAAGTACTCTTATTCGTTATCTGTTTAAAGAAAAATACTCCCAAGCCAAACTTTTGGATCAAAGTCCTATACGTGGTAGTAATAGATCTAATATTCTAACCTACCTTAATGTATTTGATAATATTAGAGAGATATTCGCTAAACTATCTCATAAAAATCGTTCACTATTTAGTTATAATAGTAAGGGCGCCTGTCCGGTTTGTAAGGGAAAAGGATATATTAAGCTAGATTTGGCCTATATGGGAGATATTGAACAAACTTGTGAAAAGTGTAATGGGAAGAGATATAGCGATGAAGCTTTATCTTTCAAATGGCATGGTAAAAACATATATGATATTCTTCAATTAACAGTTGGAGAAGCCAAAGATTTATTCGATGATTACCAAATAAATCGAGCTATTCAAAGTTTAATTGATGTGAACCTAAGTTATATAAAGTTAGGGCAATCTTTAGATACTTTTTCAGGTGGAGAGCTTCAGCGCTTGAAAATAGCTAAAATAATACATGAAAATGAAAATAACTTACTAATTTTGGATGAGCCAAGTACAGGTCTTCATGAAGCTGATATAGACAATTTATTGTCACTGTTTTATAAATTATTGGAGAAAGGTTCAACCTTAATTATTTTAGAACACAACTTATCAATTATTAGTCAGGCTCACTGGATTATTGATATGGGATTACAAGGTGGATCTTTAGGTGGAAAAGTAATTTTTCAAGGATATCCTGTCGATTTAGTAGGATCAACAAAATCATATACTGCAAAACATTTACGTAATTATATAGGATAA
- a CDS encoding MarR family winged helix-turn-helix transcriptional regulator — protein sequence MELLNNALINLQCELVAERNIVNPKKISWLQYDILHLISQNKLMLPSDLNISLGISRSKLSKALKELKIMGYIQQKPSDKDGRELLTSLTNEGQELLANIHNGHNQIYFIAKKVFTEEEQEQFGKLASKLSNALRTERMTQNE from the coding sequence TTGGAACTACTAAACAATGCCTTAATAAATCTACAATGTGAGCTTGTAGCAGAAAGAAACATAGTTAATCCTAAGAAAATCAGTTGGCTTCAATATGATATTTTACATTTAATATCTCAAAATAAATTAATGTTACCATCTGATCTGAACATTTCGTTAGGAATCAGTCGATCCAAACTATCGAAAGCACTCAAAGAACTTAAAATAATGGGATATATTCAACAAAAACCAAGTGATAAAGATGGAAGAGAGTTGCTGACTTCACTAACAAATGAGGGACAAGAACTATTAGCTAATATTCACAATGGACATAATCAAATTTATTTCATTGCTAAGAAAGTATTTACTGAAGAAGAACAAGAGCAATTCGGGAAACTAGCTAGCAAATTATCTAATGCACTTAGAACTGAAAGGATGACTCAAAATGAATGA
- a CDS encoding ABC transporter permease — translation MKTFSTMLKTELKLSLRGMDMFIFAICMPVVVVIILGIIYGNKPAFDGAQYTFLEQSFGAVSTIAICAGGVMGLPLVISDYRNKKILKRFKVTPIHPALILIVQVTIYMIYSIISLILIYVVATLFFQFHFAGSILQFLGAYLLVMMSIFSIGMMVGGVSPDMKIASVIASILYFPMIIFSGATLPYEVMPSSLQKVADFLPLTQGIKLLKATSLGLSAADVIFSTIVMAVLSAVCIIISIRFFKWE, via the coding sequence ATGAAAACATTTAGTACCATGTTAAAAACAGAGCTTAAACTGTCTCTACGTGGAATGGATATGTTTATATTTGCAATATGTATGCCAGTGGTAGTAGTCATTATACTTGGCATCATATATGGCAATAAACCTGCGTTTGACGGAGCACAATATACTTTTTTAGAACAGTCATTTGGGGCAGTTTCTACAATTGCTATATGTGCCGGTGGAGTCATGGGGCTCCCATTAGTCATATCTGATTATCGAAACAAGAAAATTCTGAAGCGGTTTAAAGTAACTCCAATACACCCAGCATTGATTTTAATAGTACAAGTTACAATTTATATGATTTATTCAATTATTTCTCTTATTCTGATTTATGTTGTGGCAACTCTCTTTTTTCAGTTTCATTTTGCTGGTTCTATACTACAATTTTTAGGAGCATACTTGTTAGTTATGATGTCAATTTTCAGTATTGGTATGATGGTAGGTGGAGTTTCGCCGGACATGAAAATCGCTAGCGTGATTGCCAGTATTTTATACTTCCCTATGATTATTTTTTCAGGAGCAACTTTGCCATATGAAGTGATGCCATCTTCACTGCAAAAAGTAGCTGATTTCCTGCCATTAACACAGGGAATAAAACTTCTGAAAGCAACTTCACTTGGTTTGTCTGCTGCAGATGTTATATTTTCGACTATTGTTATGGCTGTTCTTTCGGCCGTTTGTATTATTATTTCAATTCGTTTCTTTAAATGGGAATAA
- a CDS encoding ABC transporter ATP-binding protein — translation METTIKVDKLCKSYAGIRAVENFDISVSRGEVFGLLGANGAGKSTTIECILGTKKPDSGTVSILRMNPYTERKKLFERVGVQFQEANYQDKITVMELCQETYCLYKKPADYEALLKQFGLENKIKNMVNELSGGQKQRLFIVLALISNPDVVFLDELTTGLDTKARRSVWNSLSELKKKGLTIFLTSHFMDEVETLCDRIGILKNGRLIFSGTVQEAIATSPYEKLEDAYLWYTGEEELDHENI, via the coding sequence ATGGAAACAACAATTAAAGTTGATAAGCTGTGCAAGTCTTATGCTGGAATCCGTGCAGTTGAAAATTTTGATATTTCAGTTTCGCGCGGTGAGGTATTCGGTTTGCTTGGAGCAAACGGAGCAGGTAAAAGCACTACAATTGAGTGCATACTGGGTACAAAAAAACCAGACAGTGGAACAGTATCTATTTTGAGAATGAATCCCTATACAGAGCGAAAAAAACTGTTCGAGAGGGTAGGTGTTCAATTTCAGGAGGCAAACTATCAGGACAAAATAACCGTTATGGAGCTATGTCAGGAAACATATTGCCTTTATAAAAAGCCTGCTGATTATGAAGCTCTGCTGAAACAATTTGGTCTGGAAAATAAAATAAAAAATATGGTGAATGAATTGTCAGGAGGACAAAAACAAAGGCTGTTTATTGTACTTGCACTGATCTCTAATCCAGACGTTGTGTTTTTGGATGAATTAACAACAGGACTTGATACAAAAGCAAGGCGAAGTGTGTGGAATAGCTTGTCAGAATTGAAGAAGAAAGGCTTAACAATCTTTTTGACCTCTCATTTTATGGATGAGGTAGAAACCTTATGTGATAGGATTGGTATTTTAAAAAACGGAAGACTTATTTTCAGTGGAACAGTGCAGGAAGCCATTGCCACTAGTCCTTATGAAAAACTGGAAGACGCTTATCTTTGGTATACGGGAGAGGAGGAATTAGATCATGAAAACATTTAG
- a CDS encoding MerR family transcriptional regulator, whose amino-acid sequence MGNRYRTSEVAKIIGIHPNTVRLYEKYQLIPKPERQDNGYRVFTDLHVEQFKLARTALKVEVLQNGLRKKAVDIIKTSATKNFDAAICLAESYLSQIRTEQQNAEEAIEIVKQMLSSSHRIKESRYLSLTRKQTAEYLQVTIDTLRNWELNGLITIRRKQNGYRIYTDDDIMRLKVIRSLRCANYSLAAILRMLTAISHDSSVNIRKIIDTPRHDDDIISVCDKLLTSLKEAEDNALMVMSQLRKMKKQFK is encoded by the coding sequence ATGGGAAATAGGTATAGAACATCAGAAGTAGCAAAAATTATTGGTATTCATCCCAATACAGTACGGCTCTATGAAAAGTACCAGCTAATACCAAAACCGGAAAGGCAAGATAACGGCTATCGTGTTTTTACTGATTTACATGTTGAGCAATTTAAACTAGCAAGAACTGCATTAAAGGTTGAAGTATTACAAAATGGACTACGAAAAAAAGCTGTTGATATTATTAAGACTTCTGCTACAAAAAATTTTGATGCCGCAATTTGCCTCGCAGAAAGTTATCTGTCACAGATTAGAACAGAGCAGCAGAATGCGGAAGAAGCAATTGAAATTGTAAAACAAATGTTATCCTCCTCACATCGTATAAAAGAATCTAGGTATTTATCTCTTACAAGAAAACAGACGGCTGAATATCTACAGGTTACAATAGATACTTTAAGAAATTGGGAATTAAATGGTCTAATTACCATAAGACGAAAACAGAATGGCTATCGAATTTATACAGATGATGATATTATGCGCTTGAAAGTTATTCGTTCTCTGCGTTGTGCTAATTATTCTCTGGCTGCCATCTTGAGAATGCTAACCGCTATATCCCATGATTCAAGCGTCAATATAAGAAAAATAATTGATACTCCTAGGCATGATGACGATATCATTTCTGTATGTGATAAACTTCTTACTTCATTAAAGGAAGCGGAAGACAATGCTCTTATGGTAATGAGTCAGTTAAGGAAAATGAAAAAACAATTCAAATAA
- a CDS encoding Na+/H+ antiporter NhaC family protein, which yields MEKINEKRGNGVALLPFLIFVLIYLISGIILQVKGIEMAFYQFPAPIAAGIGIVFAFILTKGSLDEKFNIFIKGCGDDNIIIMCIIYLLAGAFSSVSSAMGGVEATVNLGLTLIPAKFITVGIFIIAAFISISTGTSVGTIVAIGPIAVQLVEKAGLNLPLVLGALIGGAMFGDNLSIISDTTIAATRTQGVSMKDKFRANFGLALPAALVTIVLLFIFGKPVTIPESQEYTFNIIKVIPYIFVLIAAVSGMNVFVVLTGGIIISGAIGLGYESFKGLEFVQHIYSGFKGMTDIFLLSLLTGGLANMVSSGGGLDWLLYRINRTVKGKKSAELGISTLVSLTDAATANNTVSIIVSGQLAKEISKEHNVDPRKTASLLDVFSCSMQGLIPYGAQLLMAGSFTNGSVSPVQIVPYVWYCFILVIFAILSIVTPFGNRYLAKNPWDFVNNKPVKEV from the coding sequence ATGGAAAAGATAAATGAAAAAAGAGGTAATGGGGTAGCTTTATTACCTTTTCTTATCTTTGTACTTATATATTTGATTTCAGGTATTATATTACAAGTTAAAGGAATTGAAATGGCATTTTATCAATTTCCAGCTCCGATTGCGGCTGGTATAGGAATAGTATTTGCTTTTATTTTAACAAAAGGTTCATTAGATGAAAAGTTTAATATATTTATCAAAGGTTGTGGTGATGATAATATAATAATTATGTGTATTATATATTTATTGGCAGGGGCTTTTTCTTCAGTTTCTAGTGCTATGGGTGGTGTTGAAGCTACAGTAAATTTAGGGCTTACATTAATACCAGCTAAATTTATTACGGTAGGAATATTTATAATAGCTGCATTTATTTCCATTTCAACAGGAACATCAGTAGGTACTATTGTGGCTATAGGTCCTATAGCTGTTCAATTAGTAGAAAAAGCAGGCTTAAATTTACCTTTAGTATTAGGTGCATTGATTGGGGGAGCTATGTTTGGAGATAATTTATCTATTATATCTGATACAACTATAGCAGCTACAAGAACTCAAGGAGTATCTATGAAAGATAAGTTTAGAGCTAATTTTGGTTTGGCATTGCCAGCAGCTTTAGTTACAATAGTCCTTTTATTCATATTTGGAAAACCAGTAACTATTCCTGAAAGTCAAGAATACACTTTTAATATAATTAAAGTAATTCCATATATATTCGTATTGATAGCTGCCGTATCGGGAATGAATGTATTTGTGGTTTTGACTGGCGGAATTATTATATCAGGAGCTATAGGACTTGGTTATGAAAGCTTTAAAGGATTAGAATTTGTTCAGCATATATATTCAGGATTTAAAGGAATGACTGATATATTTTTATTATCTTTATTAACTGGCGGCTTAGCCAATATGGTATCAAGTGGTGGAGGACTTGATTGGCTGCTATATAGAATAAATAGAACAGTAAAAGGCAAAAAGTCAGCTGAGTTAGGTATAAGTACATTGGTATCTCTCACAGATGCAGCTACTGCTAACAATACAGTTTCTATAATTGTAAGTGGTCAATTGGCAAAGGAAATATCTAAAGAACATAATGTAGATCCAAGAAAAACTGCTTCACTTTTAGATGTTTTTTCATGTTCAATGCAAGGACTGATACCTTATGGTGCTCAATTATTGATGGCAGGAAGCTTTACTAATGGATCGGTAAGCCCTGTTCAAATAGTACCATATGTATGGTATTGTTTTATATTAGTTATATTTGCTATACTATCCATAGTAACTCCTTTTGGAAATAGATATTTAGCAAAGAATCCTTGGGATTTTGTCAATAATAAACCTGTGAAGGAAGTATAA
- a CDS encoding uroporphyrinogen decarboxylase family protein translates to MRKEKMTPRERMNAFARGQEIDRVICVPDMGATMAPFIGVKVSDYYHSAELMAELEIALFKRLRHDSVGISTSLRGVAEAMGSKVAYPDYNISYLLEPAIKSVDEIESLKIADPLKDGILPILIKAIKLTKDALIDEVDVSASMSGPFSVAASVVGTDNLLKWMIKYPKKVHTLMDIVVESNNRYIEEVAKLGVSISFADPVSSTNLISPKQFREFSLPALQKNVDKIKEKTGSAPGIHICGTSKEIWEDVVNTGISNFSIDNIEDLEEAKEIMGDRVIITGNVPPVDVIYAGNKESIFKSVKECIRKGHDSKKGYILSTGCQIPMHTPMENIEMFMEAGNIYGAYPIDMELLMKD, encoded by the coding sequence GTGAGAAAAGAAAAAATGACACCAAGAGAAAGAATGAATGCTTTTGCCAGGGGACAGGAAATTGACCGTGTAATCTGTGTTCCAGATATGGGAGCTACTATGGCACCGTTTATTGGTGTAAAAGTGAGTGATTATTATCATTCAGCAGAGCTTATGGCAGAGTTGGAAATAGCCTTGTTTAAAAGACTCCGTCATGATAGCGTAGGAATATCTACAAGTCTTAGAGGTGTTGCCGAGGCTATGGGTTCTAAGGTAGCTTATCCTGATTACAATATTTCCTATTTATTGGAGCCAGCTATTAAATCCGTAGATGAAATAGAATCTCTTAAGATTGCTGATCCATTAAAGGATGGCATTTTACCAATTTTAATTAAGGCTATAAAACTAACAAAAGATGCACTTATAGATGAAGTAGATGTTAGTGCTTCGATGTCTGGACCTTTTAGTGTTGCAGCTTCTGTAGTAGGAACAGATAATTTATTAAAATGGATGATCAAATATCCTAAAAAAGTCCATACTCTAATGGATATAGTAGTAGAATCTAATAATAGATATATAGAAGAGGTGGCAAAACTAGGTGTATCTATTAGTTTTGCTGATCCAGTTTCATCTACAAATCTTATAAGTCCAAAACAATTTAGAGAGTTTTCTTTACCAGCTCTTCAAAAAAATGTTGATAAAATAAAAGAAAAGACGGGTAGCGCTCCAGGGATACATATATGTGGGACAAGTAAAGAAATTTGGGAAGATGTGGTAAACACTGGCATTTCCAATTTTAGCATAGATAATATAGAGGATTTGGAAGAAGCTAAAGAAATAATGGGAGATAGAGTGATAATTACAGGGAATGTTCCGCCTGTTGACGTAATTTATGCAGGTAATAAAGAATCTATTTTTAAATCAGTTAAAGAATGTATTAGAAAGGGCCATGATTCTAAAAAAGGATATATTTTAAGTACAGGCTGTCAAATTCCAATGCATACTCCAATGGAAAATATTGAAATGTTTATGGAAGCTGGTAACATTTATGGAGCATATCCAATAGATATGGAGTTACTAATGAAAGATTAA